Proteins encoded within one genomic window of Nitrospina gracilis 3/211:
- a CDS encoding P-loop NTPase, with amino-acid sequence MKTYNDLASDGGSNIVEQVVSQQQKLRARMDKIKHKVCLMSGKGGVGKSSITANVAACLAQRGHKVGILDADLNGPSVAKLLGVPNDAKLNVEDEGVNPGEGALGIKIMSMDMLLPSADAPVMWTEDEKASAVWVSTMESTALQELLRDTIWGELDYLLIDMPPGSDRIDNIRDLIPELAGVVEITIPSPISQHIVSKSITKNSKLKVPIIGLVENMATYVCPHCNEEGTLFEGQNVEELAKTKGIPFLGRVPFDSRVSKESGKNKLFVTEYPDSITGQALGAVVDGIEKFIQSK; translated from the coding sequence ATGAAAACGTACAACGACCTGGCTTCTGACGGCGGCTCCAACATTGTGGAGCAGGTGGTCAGCCAGCAGCAGAAACTGCGCGCCAGGATGGATAAAATAAAACACAAGGTTTGCCTGATGAGCGGCAAGGGCGGCGTCGGTAAAAGCTCCATCACCGCCAACGTGGCGGCGTGCCTGGCCCAACGCGGCCACAAGGTGGGTATTCTGGACGCAGATCTCAACGGCCCCAGTGTCGCCAAACTCCTGGGCGTGCCCAATGACGCCAAATTGAACGTCGAGGACGAAGGCGTGAATCCGGGAGAGGGCGCGCTGGGCATCAAGATCATGTCCATGGACATGCTGTTGCCAAGCGCCGACGCACCGGTCATGTGGACGGAAGACGAGAAAGCCAGCGCCGTGTGGGTGAGCACCATGGAATCGACCGCCCTGCAGGAGCTGTTGCGCGACACCATCTGGGGTGAACTGGATTATCTGTTGATCGACATGCCGCCGGGCAGCGACCGCATCGACAACATCCGCGACCTGATCCCGGAACTGGCGGGCGTGGTGGAGATCACCATCCCCTCCCCCATTTCCCAGCACATCGTGTCGAAGTCGATCACCAAGAATTCAAAACTGAAAGTACCGATCATCGGGCTGGTGGAAAACATGGCCACCTACGTGTGCCCGCATTGCAACGAAGAAGGCACCCTGTTCGAGGGCCAGAACGTCGAGGAGTTGGCCAAGACGAAGGGTATCCCCTTCCTGGGCCGGGTCCCCTTTGACAGCCGGGTTTCGAAGGAGTCCGGGAAAAACAAACTGTTTGTTACCGAGTACCCCGATTCGATTACCGGCCAAGCGCTCGGCGCTGTCGTCGATGGCATCGAGAAATTCATTCAATCGAAATAA
- a CDS encoding PCP reductase family protein, translating to MKFLCIPCDEQMETQKDGLLMTDDSKNIALKFKCKKCGHMIAMLTNKFETEFVSKLGVEAGGASEFGKTPFGMVGSSLAGGKEELKKAEPSDEGDVEWTQEAKDRIQKVPFFVRGMAKKTVINFAKSKGIKVIDAALMDEVRDKVGM from the coding sequence ATGAAGTTCCTTTGCATTCCCTGCGACGAGCAGATGGAAACTCAAAAAGATGGTCTCTTGATGACCGATGACAGCAAGAACATCGCTCTCAAGTTCAAATGCAAAAAGTGCGGGCATATGATCGCCATGCTGACCAATAAATTCGAGACGGAGTTCGTGAGCAAACTTGGCGTGGAAGCAGGCGGCGCTTCTGAGTTCGGCAAAACGCCGTTCGGCATGGTGGGCAGTTCGCTGGCCGGAGGCAAGGAAGAGCTCAAGAAAGCCGAGCCCAGCGACGAAGGCGACGTCGAGTGGACGCAGGAAGCAAAAGACCGCATCCAGAAGGTCCCCTTCTTCGTACGCGGCATGGCCAAGAAGACCGTCATCAACTTCGCCAAGTCCAAGGGCATCAAGGTGATTGACGCGGCCCTGATGGACGAGGTACGCGACAAGGTGGGCATGTAA
- the truA gene encoding tRNA pseudouridine(38-40) synthase TruA, with amino-acid sequence MRRIKLLLEYEGSQYHGWQYQPNGITIQEVLEKRLETITGKKTPVVGSGRTDSGVHAEGQVAHFNTASNMTPRQFLKALNSLLPHDIVVRAVEEVDSDFHARKSAKRKIYRYTLLNRDYPSALRCRQAHYVAQPLKVTAMRKAARHLVGKHNFKSFQGAGCEAKSAVREIHDLSIKKRGDWIEFSVDGSGFLKHMVRNLVGTLIEVGYGRIEPDDIKAILKARDRKKAGPTAPARGLCLVEVFYDKPKAKRCKVSKKK; translated from the coding sequence ATGCGCCGCATCAAACTCCTCCTCGAATACGAAGGCAGTCAGTACCACGGCTGGCAGTATCAGCCGAACGGGATCACCATCCAGGAAGTGCTGGAGAAACGGCTGGAGACCATCACCGGCAAAAAGACCCCGGTGGTCGGTTCCGGGCGCACGGATTCCGGCGTGCACGCGGAAGGGCAGGTGGCGCATTTCAACACGGCGTCGAACATGACGCCGCGCCAGTTCCTGAAAGCGCTCAACAGCCTCCTGCCGCACGACATCGTGGTGCGGGCGGTGGAGGAGGTGGACTCGGATTTCCACGCGCGCAAATCCGCCAAGCGCAAGATCTACCGCTACACTTTGCTCAACCGGGACTACCCGTCCGCCCTGCGTTGCAGGCAGGCGCACTACGTCGCCCAGCCGCTCAAGGTTACGGCCATGCGCAAGGCGGCCCGGCATCTGGTGGGCAAACACAATTTCAAGTCGTTTCAGGGGGCGGGGTGCGAGGCCAAAAGCGCGGTACGGGAAATCCACGATCTCTCCATCAAAAAGCGCGGTGACTGGATCGAGTTCTCCGTTGACGGCAGTGGTTTTCTGAAACACATGGTGCGCAACCTCGTCGGCACGCTGATCGAGGTCGGCTACGGGCGTATCGAACCCGACGACATTAAAGCCATTCTCAAGGCACGCGACCGGAAAAAGGCCGGACCCACCGCCCCGGCGCGGGGGCTCTGCCTGGTCGAGGTGTTTTACGACAAGCCCAAGGCCAAACGCTGCAAGGTTTCCAAAAAAAAGTGA
- the leuB gene encoding 3-isopropylmalate dehydrogenase: protein MSQEYTIAVLPGDGIGPEVTAEAVKVLRVVETRLGLKLNLNEKPVGGAGYEATGHPLPGETLEAAKEADAVLLGAVGGPQWETIDFSLRPERALLGLRSELNLFANLRPAKVFRALTEASTLKPEVVEGLDILVVRELTGGIYFGEPRGVVTLQGGERRGTNTLVYTESEIVRIAKVAFDVALKRNKKVCSVDKANVLEATGLWREVVTDLHKKEFSGVELSHMYVDNAAMQLVRNPKQFDVIVTTNMFGDILSDEASMLTGSIGMLPSASLGGKTAMYEPIHGSAPDIAGKDMANPLATILSVGMMFKYSLDREDVNTALENVVESILEAGYRTKDIMSKGMKEVGCKEMGDLVVQALEKKL from the coding sequence ATGAGTCAGGAATACACGATTGCGGTTCTGCCGGGCGACGGCATCGGCCCCGAAGTGACCGCTGAAGCGGTGAAAGTCCTCCGGGTGGTGGAGACGCGCCTCGGCCTCAAATTGAATTTGAATGAAAAACCCGTCGGCGGCGCTGGGTACGAAGCAACGGGACACCCCCTGCCCGGTGAAACGCTGGAGGCGGCAAAGGAAGCGGATGCGGTCCTGCTCGGCGCGGTGGGCGGTCCCCAATGGGAAACCATCGACTTTTCTCTTCGACCCGAGCGGGCTCTTCTGGGCCTGCGCTCGGAACTCAATCTGTTCGCCAATCTGCGCCCGGCCAAGGTGTTCCGCGCGCTAACAGAGGCCTCGACGCTCAAGCCGGAGGTGGTGGAAGGGCTCGACATCCTCGTGGTGCGGGAGCTCACCGGCGGCATTTATTTCGGCGAACCGCGCGGGGTGGTGACGCTTCAGGGCGGCGAACGGCGCGGCACCAACACGCTGGTCTATACGGAAAGCGAAATCGTCCGCATCGCCAAAGTGGCCTTCGACGTTGCCCTCAAGCGCAACAAGAAAGTCTGCTCCGTGGACAAGGCCAACGTGCTGGAGGCCACCGGCCTGTGGCGCGAGGTGGTGACGGACCTTCATAAGAAAGAATTCAGCGGAGTGGAGTTGTCGCACATGTACGTGGACAACGCCGCCATGCAGTTGGTGCGCAACCCGAAGCAGTTCGACGTTATCGTCACCACCAACATGTTCGGCGACATTTTGAGCGACGAGGCCAGCATGCTCACCGGGTCGATCGGCATGTTGCCGTCAGCCAGCCTTGGCGGGAAGACCGCGATGTACGAGCCGATCCACGGAAGCGCCCCGGACATCGCCGGAAAAGACATGGCCAATCCGCTGGCCACCATCCTGTCGGTGGGCATGATGTTCAAGTATTCGCTAGACCGCGAGGACGTCAACACCGCTCTCGAAAACGTGGTTGAATCGATTTTGGAAGCGGGGTACCGTACGAAAGACATCATGTCGAAGGGCATGAAAGAAGTGGGTTGCAAGGAGATGGGCGACCTCGTCGTGCAGGCTCTGGAGAAGAAACTGTAA